In a single window of the Nicotiana tomentosiformis chromosome 10, ASM39032v3, whole genome shotgun sequence genome:
- the LOC104100878 gene encoding serine/threonine-protein phosphatase 2A 65 kDa regulatory subunit A beta isoform has protein sequence MAMVDEPLYPIAVLIDELKNDDIQLRLNSIRRLSTIARALGEERTRKELIPFLSENNDDDDEVLLAMAEELGVFIPYVGGVEHAHVLLPPLETLCTVEETCVRDKAVESLCRIGSQMRESDLVDWFVPLVKRLAAGEWFTARVSACGLFHIAYSSAPEMLKAELRSIYSQLCQDDMPMVRRSAATNLGKFAATVESAYLKSDIMSIFDDLTQDDQDSVRLLAVEGCAALGKLLEPQDCVAHILPVIVNFSQDKSWRVRYMVANQLYELCEAVGPEPTRTDLVPAYVRLLRDNEAEVRIAAAGKVTKFCRILSPELAIQHILPCVKELSSDSSQHVRSALASVIMGMAPVLGKDATIEHLLPIFLSLLKDEFPDVRLNIISKLDQVNQVIGIDLLSQSLLPAIVELAEDRHWRVRLAIIEYIPLLASQLGIGFFDDKLGALCMQWLQDKVYSIRDAAANNLKRLAEEFGPEWAMQHIIPQVLDMTTSPHYLYRMTILRAISLLAPVMGSEITCSKLLPVVITATKDRVPNIKFNVAKVLQSLIPIVDHSVVEKTIRPSLVELAEDPDVDVRFYANQALQSIDNVMMSG, from the exons ATGGCAATGGTAGATGAGCCATTGTACCCAATAGCCGTGTTAATAGACGAACTTAAGAACGACGATATACAATTGAGGTTGAATTCAATTAGGAGGTTATCGACTATTGCACGTGCACTCGGTGAGGAAAGAACTCGAAAGGAATTGATCCCCTTTTTGAGTGAAaacaatgatgatgatgatgaggtgtTATTGGCAATGGCTGAAGAGCTTGGTGTGTTTATTCCTTATGTTGGAGGTGTAGAGCATGCTCATGTCTTGCTCCCGCCTTTGGAGACGCTTTGTACTGTTGAGGAGACTTGTGTGAGGGATAAGGCGGTGGAATCGTTGTGTAGAATTGGATCTCAGATGAGGGAGAGTGATTTGGTTGATTGGTTTGTCCCTCTCGTGAAG AGGCTTGCAGCCGGTGAATGGTTCACTGCTAGGGTTTCAGCTTGTGGACTCTTTCATATTGCTTACTCAAGTGCCCCAGAGATGTTGAAGGCAGAACTTCGGTCGATTTACAGTCAATTGTGTCAAGACGACATGCCTATGGTGCGAAGGTCGGCTGCGACAAACTTGGGGAAGTTTGCTGCTACCGTTGAATCTGCTTACCTCAAGAGTGATATCATGTCAATATTTGATGATCTTACACAGGATG ATCAGGATTCTGTACGCTTATTAGCTGTTGAGGGCTGTGCTGCACTTGGCAAGCTGTTGGAACCACAGGATTGTGTGGCACATATCCTGCCTGTCATTGTCAACTTCTCTCAG GACAAGTCTTGGCGCGTGCGATACATGGTTGCTAACCAGTTGTATGAACTATGTGAAGCTGTAGGGCCTGAGCCCACTAG GACGGATTTGGTGCCTGCCTATGTCCGTTTGCTTCGAGATAATGAAGCTGAAGTTCGCATAGCTGCTGCAGGAAAAGTCACCAAATTCTGTCGGATTCTTAGTCCCGAGCTAGCTATTCAGCATATTCTTCCCTGTGTGAAG GAATTATCATCAGACTCTTCACAGCATGTCAGATCTGCTTTGGCTTCTGTTATAATGGGGATGGCTCCTGTTTTGGGAAAG GATGCAACCATTGAACATCTTCTTCCAATATTTCTTTCCCTTCTGAAGGACGAGTTTCCTGATGTGCGCTTGAACATCATTAGCAAGCTTGATCAAGTCAATCAG GTGATTGGGATTGATTTATTATCCCAATCTCTATTACCAGCTATTGTTGAGCTGGCAGAGGACAGGCATTGGCGAGTCCGTCTTGCAATAATAGAATACATACCCCTGTTGGCAAGTCAATTGGGCATAGGATTTTTTGATGATAAGCTTGGTGCTCTTTGTATGCAATGGTTACAGGACAAG GTTTATTCAATCAGAGATGCTGCTGCTAATAACTTAAAGCGTCTTGCAGAGGAATTTGGTCCAGAGTGGGCAATGCAGCATATAATTCCTCAG GTCTTAGATATGACTACCAGTCCACATTATTTATATCGAATGACTATTCTTAGAGCAATTTCATTGCTTGCACCTGTGATGGGCTCTGAGATAACTTGTTCCAAGTTGCTGCCTGTGGTTATTACTGCTACAAAGGATAG AGTGCCCAACATTAAATTTAATGTGGCAAAGGTGTTGCAATCCCTTATACCTATTGTTGACCACTCG GTGGTGGAGAAAACCATTCGCCCTAGTTTAGTAGAGCTAGCTGAAGACCCTGATGTTGATGTTCGCTTTTATGCCAATCAAGCACTTCAGTCAATTGATAACGTCATGATGTCAGGCTAG